A single window of Mycobacterium sp. ITM-2016-00318 DNA harbors:
- the fadD2 gene encoding long-chain-fatty-acid--CoA ligase FadD2 has protein sequence MPKLTDLPLQAAAKLQQSIGPYVERGAAELHYARKMFEAGALKLEPPQNIVAFLADIRRWGEFGMIPALNARRTPNRTAVIDDDGELSFAELDEAAHAVANGLLAMGVKGGDGVAILARNHRWFLVSVYGAARVGARIILLNSEFSGPQIKEVSERENAHVIIYDDEYTKAVASAEPPQGKLRALATNPDKDEPSGSTDETLADLIKRSSKQPAPKVTKHSSIIILTSGTTGTPKGANRSTPPSLAPIGGVLSHVPFKAGEVTSLPAPMFHALGFLHATIAMMLGTTLVLRRRFKPATVLGDIEKNKATAMVVVPVMLSRLLDELEKTEKKPDLSSLRIVFVSGSQLGAELATRALKDLGPVIYNLYGSTEIAFATIARPKDLSINPATVGPVVKGVKVRILDDNGNDLPQGEVGRIFVGNTFPFEGYTGGGHKQIIDGLMSSGDVGYFDENNLLYVSGRDDEMIVSGGENVFPAEVEDLISGHPDVVEATALGVEDKEWGHRLRAFVVKADGASVDEDAIKNYVKENLARYKVPREVVFLDELPRNPTGKILKRELREMEVE, from the coding sequence ATGCCGAAGCTCACCGATCTTCCCCTGCAGGCAGCGGCCAAACTCCAGCAGTCCATCGGACCTTATGTCGAACGCGGTGCAGCCGAGCTGCACTACGCCCGCAAGATGTTCGAAGCGGGCGCACTGAAGCTGGAGCCGCCGCAGAACATCGTCGCGTTCCTGGCCGACATCCGGCGCTGGGGCGAATTCGGCATGATTCCGGCGTTGAACGCCCGCCGCACCCCGAACCGGACGGCGGTCATCGACGACGACGGTGAGCTGAGCTTCGCCGAACTCGACGAGGCCGCGCATGCCGTCGCCAACGGCCTGCTGGCGATGGGCGTGAAGGGCGGCGACGGGGTGGCGATCCTGGCCCGCAATCACCGCTGGTTCCTCGTCTCGGTCTACGGCGCTGCCCGCGTCGGCGCCCGCATCATCTTGCTCAACAGTGAATTCTCCGGCCCGCAGATCAAAGAGGTGTCCGAGCGCGAGAACGCGCACGTGATCATCTACGACGACGAGTACACCAAGGCGGTCGCATCTGCCGAGCCGCCGCAGGGCAAGCTGCGCGCGCTCGCCACCAACCCGGACAAGGACGAGCCGTCGGGCAGCACCGACGAGACGCTCGCCGACCTCATCAAGCGCAGCAGCAAGCAGCCTGCGCCGAAGGTGACGAAGCACTCGTCGATCATCATCCTGACGAGCGGCACCACCGGTACGCCGAAGGGCGCCAACCGAAGCACGCCGCCGTCGCTCGCGCCCATCGGTGGCGTGCTGTCGCACGTCCCGTTCAAGGCGGGTGAGGTGACGTCCTTGCCTGCGCCGATGTTCCACGCACTCGGCTTCCTGCACGCCACCATCGCGATGATGCTCGGCACCACATTGGTGCTGCGACGACGCTTCAAGCCCGCGACCGTGCTCGGCGACATCGAGAAGAACAAGGCGACCGCGATGGTCGTCGTACCGGTGATGTTGTCCCGGCTCCTCGACGAGCTCGAGAAAACGGAGAAGAAACCCGACCTGTCGTCGCTGCGCATCGTGTTCGTCTCGGGTTCGCAGCTGGGCGCCGAGTTGGCCACACGGGCGCTCAAGGACCTCGGTCCGGTGATCTACAACCTGTACGGGTCGACGGAGATCGCGTTCGCGACGATCGCGCGGCCGAAGGACCTGTCCATCAACCCGGCCACCGTCGGGCCGGTCGTCAAGGGCGTGAAGGTCAGGATCCTCGATGACAACGGCAACGACCTGCCGCAGGGTGAGGTGGGCCGGATCTTCGTCGGCAACACCTTCCCGTTCGAGGGCTACACCGGCGGCGGCCACAAGCAGATCATCGACGGGCTGATGTCGTCGGGTGACGTCGGATACTTCGATGAGAACAATCTGCTCTACGTCAGCGGGCGCGACGACGAGATGATCGTGTCCGGCGGCGAGAACGTCTTCCCCGCCGAAGTCGAGGACCTCATCAGCGGCCATCCGGACGTCGTCGAGGCCACCGCGCTCGGTGTCGAGGACAAGGAGTGGGGCCATCGGCTGCGCGCTTTCGTGGTCAAGGCCGACGGCGCCAGCGTCGACGAGGACGCGATCAAAAACTACGTGAAAGAGAATCTCGCCCGCTACAAGGTGCCGCGGGAAGTCGTCTTCCTCGACGAGCTGCCGCGCAACCCGACCGGCAAGATCCTCAAGCGCGAACTCCGCGAAATGGAAGTGGAGTAG